The DNA sequence TGAAGAACCTGTGATCAATCTGGATCTCTACCCGACTTTTCTGGATCTGACGGAGATTCCGGTTCCGCAAGATTACCCGTTAGACGGCGAAAGTCTGGTCCCCCTGTTGAAAGATCCACAAAGCAGCCTGAAAAAACGGTCTCTGTTCTGGCACTTTCCGGCTTATCTGCAAAAATACCAGGGCATGCAGCAGCGATTTCGTACAACGCCAGTCTCGGTCATCCGACAGGGAGACTGGAAGCTGCTGGAGTTTTTTGAAGACGGGCATCGGGAGCTTTATAACACCCGCAGTGACATCGGCGAAACGATGAACCTGATTGACAGCCAGCCGGAAAAAGCAGCAGTTCTCACAAACGAACTGCATCGCTGGCAGAAACAGGTCAAAGCGGTAATTCCTTCCGAACCCAACCCGCATTATCAACAGGATAACTGACTCGACCCCGGGTAACAGGAAAGACATATCTTCTCATGTGGGACGACATTCTCAAGGATTTTATCTACCTCTGGGCGGTTGTCGATCCTGTGGGGAGTATTCCGGTTTTTATCGCCGTGACAGCGGGGACCAGCAGAGCGGTACAACGTAAAATCGCGTTGCGTGCCATCATTACCGCGGCACTCGTACTGATTCTGTTTATTGTCGGCGGTCAGTTGTTGCTGGAGCAGTTGGAGATTCCCCTCTCTGCATTTCAGATTGCCGGGGGACTGGTCCTCTTTCTGTTTTCCCTGACGATGATCTTTGGCGAGAGTAAACCGGAGGCGGAGATTGAAGAATCGAATCGTGCCAACTATCACCAGAATAAAGCGGTTTTTCCACTGGCGATTCCTTCAATTGCCTCCCCTGGAGCAATGATGGCAGTGGTTCTGATCACGGACAATCACCGGTTTCATGTGGGCGAACAGCTTCTCGCTACAGTAACAATGCTGGCTGTCCTGATCATCACGTACGGCTTTTTATTACTGGCCGGACCAATTCAGAAAGCGATTGGTGATGCCGGGGCGAGTATTGTGAGCCGGATCAGTGGTCTCATTCTGGCATCAGTGGCCGTCGACAGCGTATTGAGTGGAATCAAAAGCTACTTTGCTCTGTAATCAGAGATTTGGGGGAATGTATGCGATCCGCGCAGCATTGCAGCCAGATTCTGTTACCCGCGCTGGCCATGTCGGTTGGCTGGGGCTTTCGCGGGAATTACGGACATGAAGCCGGGGCGATGGTTCCGGGAGCACTGGTCGCTCTGGCCGTCTGTCTTACTTCGCACAGGCCCGAATGGTGGCAGCGGTCCACCC is a window from the Gimesia benthica genome containing:
- a CDS encoding MarC family protein, with translation MWDDILKDFIYLWAVVDPVGSIPVFIAVTAGTSRAVQRKIALRAIITAALVLILFIVGGQLLLEQLEIPLSAFQIAGGLVLFLFSLTMIFGESKPEAEIEESNRANYHQNKAVFPLAIPSIASPGAMMAVVLITDNHRFHVGEQLLATVTMLAVLIITYGFLLLAGPIQKAIGDAGASIVSRISGLILASVAVDSVLSGIKSYFAL